The following proteins come from a genomic window of Mycobacterium sp. DL:
- a CDS encoding superoxide dismutase: MRRHLVLLAAAVALIVPGAAATHAAAPAAAQSAFTLPPLPYAPGALEPVIDTETMTIHHDRHHQAYVDALNAAVAADPALQGVPLEQLVATAGTMPAAVRNNAGGHWNHSFFWTTMTSPGTVGGPSPELQAAIDQEFGSMEAFRSVFNEAGTKRFGSGWAWLIVEPNGELAVTSTPNQDNPLMDVAEVRGIPLLGNDVWEHAYYLKHQNRRGDYLNAWWQVVDWDEVSARYAAATA, encoded by the coding sequence ATGCGCCGTCACCTCGTCCTGTTGGCCGCCGCCGTCGCCCTGATCGTCCCGGGGGCGGCAGCCACGCACGCGGCGGCACCCGCTGCTGCGCAATCGGCGTTCACCCTGCCGCCTCTGCCTTACGCACCTGGCGCGCTGGAGCCGGTGATCGACACCGAGACCATGACCATCCACCACGACAGGCATCACCAGGCCTACGTGGACGCACTCAACGCGGCGGTGGCTGCCGACCCTGCGCTGCAAGGAGTTCCGTTGGAGCAGTTGGTCGCCACGGCGGGCACGATGCCCGCAGCGGTTCGCAACAACGCAGGCGGGCACTGGAATCACAGTTTCTTCTGGACGACGATGACCTCGCCCGGCACTGTCGGTGGGCCGTCGCCGGAACTGCAGGCTGCCATCGACCAGGAGTTCGGGTCGATGGAGGCCTTCAGGTCGGTGTTCAACGAGGCGGGTACCAAGCGCTTCGGCTCCGGATGGGCGTGGTTGATCGTCGAGCCGAACGGCGAACTCGCTGTCACGTCGACTCCCAACCAGGACAACCCGCTGATGGACGTCGCCGAAGTCAGAGGAATCCCCTTGCTCGGTAACGACGTTTGGGAGCACGCGTACTACCTGAAGCACCAGAACCGCCGGGGCGACTACCTCAACGCGTGGTGGCAGGTGGTCGATTGGGACGAGGTCTCCGCCCGTTACGCCGCTGCCACGGCCTGA
- a CDS encoding NAD(P)-dependent oxidoreductase, which yields MVADHLSPVVVTGANGFVGARTCAALVERAVAVRAVVRRAGTAPNLSGVEEWVGSFGDPDFAAVVVVGAGAVVTTVHPMGSDRQNQHRVAVDGTPVMARAARAAGVDRLVHMSTAAVYDRSPGVGEVDESAALVDDDAGDYAVTKRDTDAALAALDDLTRVLVRPPAILGPGETSIWNSLRPREMATTESARHAVPGKTFAWVHVDDLAALLADLATGRIKTSTDPERGPLESGCTVVSAADGPATQRDYFGAVADALGIDIVWEQQPAWTGQIVADRARRWGWTPRVGLTRALAELRDGLQA from the coding sequence ATGGTCGCCGATCACCTCTCACCCGTCGTCGTCACCGGAGCGAACGGTTTTGTCGGTGCGCGTACCTGCGCCGCGTTGGTGGAACGCGCGGTCGCAGTGCGCGCTGTCGTACGCCGCGCGGGCACCGCACCGAACCTCAGCGGTGTCGAGGAGTGGGTGGGGAGCTTCGGTGACCCGGACTTCGCCGCTGTCGTGGTCGTCGGGGCCGGCGCCGTCGTCACGACCGTGCATCCGATGGGCTCTGATCGGCAGAACCAGCATCGAGTGGCCGTCGACGGCACCCCGGTGATGGCGCGGGCGGCCCGGGCCGCCGGCGTCGACCGTCTGGTTCACATGTCGACCGCCGCCGTCTACGACCGGTCGCCCGGCGTCGGTGAGGTCGACGAGTCAGCGGCGCTGGTGGACGACGATGCGGGCGACTATGCCGTCACCAAACGCGACACCGACGCCGCCCTCGCCGCGCTCGACGATCTGACCCGCGTCCTGGTGCGGCCGCCGGCCATCCTCGGCCCCGGCGAGACCTCGATCTGGAACTCGCTTCGCCCGCGCGAGATGGCGACAACCGAGTCCGCACGCCACGCCGTCCCGGGAAAGACATTCGCGTGGGTGCACGTCGACGATCTCGCGGCCCTACTCGCCGATCTCGCGACAGGGCGGATCAAGACGTCCACCGACCCTGAACGAGGTCCGCTCGAGAGCGGTTGCACGGTGGTCAGCGCCGCCGATGGGCCGGCGACGCAGCGCGACTACTTCGGGGCCGTGGCCGACGCGTTGGGGATCGACATCGTGTGGGAGCAGCAACCTGCATGGACCGGCCAGATCGTCGCTGACCGTGCGCGCCGCTGGGGTTGGACCCCGAGAGTCGGGCTCACGCGGGCGCTCGCCGAATTGCGGGACGGACTACAGGCCTGA
- a CDS encoding DUF1214 domain-containing protein has translation MTTQVPVAEVQIVESSARSAPEDPAEAPLASPAEWAMAAATRREVGVEANTAVAQPQATVSINSSALTNQVSPLGTPEQIAREKIAMQTANSLPVAFMKLVLRIGFLAAAKEQFALVGGPDAANLDALDRAVDEYALAAAFQQQILNPMDPAVVTQVAPPHSWYGIDVGGSRLLYDNPDTIYRFMPVNKTSEYVITGRLYDGIPADTTFSVLEGTAGTTSTILTLSDLDVDDDGTFVITVSGAPAAPGQRNHLQLTSKSTLIAARDTLGDWTVEDPMGLAVHRVSGPRNSLFAQLGGFVLLGGLVNDSPLLTSLVSLIPPLGIAESRFVRGTLTALLLVVRGAEQAKYMALATTDPDTGELRAPNVMTQPASNAEFLANQLQSNGYFQLADDEALVLTIDPGNAGFFTVPVYNDWTITDDYWNQQTSLNDDQAVANPDGTYTMVVSVTDPGVANWISTGGLNQGIISMRFQNLDPESSDAPGVQSVVVKLEELDEHLPAGTIYVTAAERAVQLATRKAGFDKRWAPYPQV, from the coding sequence GTGACCACACAAGTGCCGGTCGCCGAGGTGCAGATCGTCGAGTCCTCCGCGCGGTCGGCCCCGGAGGACCCCGCCGAGGCCCCGCTCGCGTCACCGGCCGAATGGGCGATGGCGGCGGCGACGCGGCGGGAGGTCGGCGTCGAGGCCAACACCGCGGTTGCGCAGCCTCAGGCCACCGTGAGCATCAACAGCAGCGCTCTGACAAACCAGGTGAGCCCACTGGGCACACCCGAACAGATCGCCCGCGAGAAGATCGCCATGCAGACCGCCAACTCGCTACCGGTGGCCTTCATGAAACTTGTTCTCCGGATTGGTTTCCTGGCCGCCGCCAAAGAACAGTTCGCCCTTGTCGGCGGTCCCGACGCCGCGAACCTGGACGCGCTGGACCGGGCCGTCGACGAGTACGCGCTCGCCGCAGCGTTCCAGCAGCAGATCCTCAATCCCATGGATCCGGCCGTCGTCACCCAGGTCGCGCCGCCGCACAGCTGGTACGGGATCGATGTCGGCGGCTCACGTCTGCTCTACGACAACCCCGATACGATCTACCGCTTCATGCCCGTCAACAAGACGTCGGAATATGTGATCACCGGCCGCCTGTACGACGGGATCCCCGCGGACACCACGTTCAGCGTGCTCGAGGGAACCGCCGGCACGACGTCGACGATCCTGACCCTGAGCGACCTGGACGTCGACGACGACGGCACGTTCGTGATCACCGTCAGCGGTGCCCCCGCCGCGCCCGGCCAGCGGAACCACCTGCAGCTGACCTCCAAGTCCACCCTGATCGCAGCCCGAGACACGTTGGGCGACTGGACAGTCGAGGATCCGATGGGGTTGGCGGTGCACCGTGTCAGCGGTCCCCGCAACAGTCTGTTCGCTCAACTCGGGGGGTTCGTTCTGCTGGGCGGGCTGGTCAACGACAGTCCGCTGTTGACGTCGCTGGTGTCGCTGATACCGCCGCTGGGCATCGCCGAATCACGTTTCGTCCGGGGCACGCTGACCGCGCTGCTACTGGTGGTCAGAGGCGCGGAGCAGGCCAAGTACATGGCGTTGGCGACGACCGATCCCGACACCGGTGAGCTCCGGGCCCCCAACGTGATGACTCAGCCGGCCAGCAACGCCGAGTTCCTCGCCAACCAGCTGCAGAGCAATGGCTACTTCCAACTGGCCGATGACGAGGCCCTGGTGCTGACGATCGACCCGGGCAACGCCGGGTTCTTCACCGTTCCGGTCTACAACGACTGGACGATCACCGACGACTACTGGAACCAGCAGACGAGCCTGAACGACGACCAGGCCGTCGCCAACCCGGACGGCACCTACACCATGGTCGTCTCGGTGACCGATCCCGGTGTGGCCAACTGGATTTCGACCGGCGGGCTGAACCAGGGCATCATCTCGATGCGGTTCCAGAACCTCGACCCGGAGTCCAGCGACGCACCGGGTGTGCAATCGGTCGTGGTCAAACTCGAAGAACTCGACGAACATCTGCCCGCGGGCACGATCTACGTCACGGCCGCGGAGCGGGCGGTACAGCTG